Within the Mugil cephalus isolate CIBA_MC_2020 chromosome 1, CIBA_Mcephalus_1.1, whole genome shotgun sequence genome, the region AgaagcagcattttcacataaaaaatacaacacaagcAACGTAAGACGctgcactcgcacacacactaGAATAGATATTGGAGCTGGTCTCTTTGAAGATACATGAAAAGCTTTGTATGGATCCAATTTTCGGCTGCTGTGCTGACTGTGAATGCGTTCATGTGGACATTATTTCTTAAACCCAACTTGCATTTAGATACGTCAAAAGATTAATGTCTCCCAACTTTATGaacaacatatttaatttttatttattcagtagaagaagatggcCCGAGATGGAACCACATCGATTGTGCCTTAACAAACCATATTTGAAAGTGTAGAAGCATTTGAAACTCATCATGTCTACTGATGTTTGTCACACACAAGGCGaacatgcacagaaagaatGTATTCAAACAGGTGGCCACATGAGgtctttttattctcattaggctcttattgtgtttattagtgGAATCTCACTAAAATTCTTTTGTCCAGATTTAAATCTACAAACGTGTGCTTTGAATGAAATGTTCAGCAGTTACATATGTTTGGGTTCCAACGCTGCCAACACTTTTTGGCATGCGGCACGTGTTTTTTACACACATGAGCAGTGGTTAGActcaataacacaacaacagaaggACACATGTCAGTATCACGACCTGGGAATTTGGCAAATAACTCCCTGACTCAACAAAAATCCAACTTTGGTGatacatttacagtatattatgTAACAAACTGGCTTCATCTCATCTTGCTGCAGTTTATTAATTGACCATCGGGTGGCAGTATAAGCAAGCAGAGGCGCACGCACACGTTTTCACGAGCACTTTGCATTGCAAATATTTTGAGGGCATTTGCTCATCGTTGTAACTGCTGGTTGGTAGGGAGCCTCACTCTGGTAGCAACAAACCGGTGTTACATAACGTTCATCACTATGAAGATTATCCTGGACTTGATAGGTGGACTGAACTCCTGGTATTGGAGCCATCGCATCGTCCTGTCCCTCACGTTCAACTGACTTAATAAGTTAGATGTAGAATTAACAGTATTCACGCAAACAAGAGCGGTTTCAAACCTTCGTcctcaaaacaaactgtgaagttTCAGATTCAGAAGCGCTGTGGTATGTTGTTTTGGGCTGCTggtactgtatgtttttaatcCTCTCTTGAATATAGCCAGTGTAGCACACTGCAGCActgtggaggtgtgtgtttgtgtatgtgtgagtatGGAACAGGTTTCTTGTGTGCCTGAGTGATGGTGCGATCATGGTGACTCATCGCTGatttgtgtgtatatgagagtgagggagaaaaggagaaggagagactACCCAGCACTCTATAATGAGCCATAATGAAGCTATTGCTTTACATAGGAATACTGCAGCCTGACATCGCAAGGCAGATTTCCCAAATATCAGCAGATTCTTGTCCTGGGTTCAGACCCtgattacaaaaaaattaaacaaaaaataacagaaggCACAAGTGTAacatatatagtatagtatagtatagtatagtatagtatagtatagtatagtatagagGTAGCTAGAGTCACTATAAAGAAGACCCTACTAATACTCATCACTTATTTTGTTTAAGACCTTGTGCGCATTGACCTTGTGCTTTGTCTGTCTTCCAGGTTCTAGACCTTTCTTACCAAAGTTCATCTCCAGCAGAGACAAGGACATGCAGTTCACCGTAAGTTCACAAGCAGAGAGGCTACTTTTGTTATAAAATGTTGTATAAAATCCAGCGGTCCTCCCTTTTTCCTAAAAACGACACTTTGTTGTAGTATTGTATTTTTCCCTCTAAACATGTCAGTGTGATGCGGGGCAGCACAGCCTTTACGACCATTTCATGCTGATGCTGAAAACTCTAAGAAAAATGGCAATTTGCAGTATGAAATAATACATTTGGGAGGAAATAAATGAGCAGCAGTTAATTGCTTGATTCAGTTTATCTGTCAAAAGAAAGTTAATCATCAAGCGTTCAAGTCATTTTTTAATGACAATGACTTGACTTGAATGATAAAAGGCAGCAGATATTTGATAGTTTCCACGTTCTCAAACGTGAGATTTAGCTAGCAgctatatatattattacttatGAGTTACATGTTGTTGTTCTGAATGAATAAAACGTTTCATtatgcacatttgtgtgtgggATACTGTGACCGGTATTCTTCTACGTTTAAAGACCAAACTATTGATCAAAATTGGCAGATTATTTGAGAATTAAAAATATCAGCTGCTGCGTACTGACGTAATGACTCATGTCCTGCAGTAACTAACAAATAtctttataaatgtgttatccGCACATCATTTTCTTGATTAATCTGTCTACAGTCAGAAAGCACTGACAGGGGCCTATTTCCTAAAGCCGTAAGtaacattttgaaaatgttgtttcgGTGTTCTTTCAAATTCGAATGAATTTTCCTTGTGGGATCAATAAATTCATTCACTCAATGAGTTAATGCATCTGTCgaccatctatctatctatctttctgtCTATCTGTCGTGGCTGGAGGTTATTTTTCTGTGGCTTGATCAACTGGTTAATCGACTGCATTAGTCATGTGCATATATGTATAGAGTAGTAGGtggcgtttttgttttgtttgtttcatctgaGAGGATTTCAGAGCGCAGACTTGAATGCAAATAGCTGGGCGCTGCAGAATTGGGCTGACATCCAGCTATCGCATACATTTCTTGGCTGACCTAAGCGCAGCGCACAGCCGAGCAGCACATGATATCGCTCAGCTGGTTACTGCTGCAGTGAAGTCTAAATCAAGAGGGGAGCTGAAATCTAAGAATGGCTGTTTCATAAAGTCACAGCACTGGATTTATATTGTGACCCTTTCTAAAAAGATACTTCAGGGATGCTTTGAGGAGTAATAGTTTGTAAGAACCATTTCTGGGCAGTTTGTGAGTCTCCCCTTTAACTCCTTTAATCCCTTCTAGTATAACTGTATTTCTCATTAATTTATGTGGTTGGCTAATCAAGTAAGAAACACCATTCAAACACCGTTACATTAAAGCCTCGTTAAGTCTGTATTAACTGATGGTTTTGGTCATTTGAAGGCAGCGGGAACAGTGTGCGAAACTGATATATCATCACCTTATAAAGCTGAACAGCAAATGTTGCTTATGTACGGGTGACATTGACCTTGGTCTGGAGTTTCTGGCTCGGTTTTTGGTTCTAACCAACACTTGGGTGACTAACATCCTTCTATCCTTTCATTAATTAATCCACTATTTCATTCACCAAATAGTTGTTTTTCCTGCACACTGATTAACAATCATTTCACTTTTACCCCTGTATCCTACTTCCCTTTCGTTGTGTTTTTACCACTGAATACAAACAGAGTGAAAACAGTTGCGGAATTTGCAATCAACTTTCCTCAGTGTCACAAGTGGGCATGTGGAGCGTCACTTCTACTCAGCTTCTGGTCATTAGCAGCTCAGTCATCAtgagtgtttgcatgtttttggcCAACTGTCTTGAGCGCTGCAGTCCGGCtactttttttctattattttttccttttttttctcttgcaggtTTATCAGAGCGACTGGAGCCAAGGCAGGGACAGAGATCACAGGGGGACCAGTAGCAGAGACAGGGAGCTACCGTCGGTTGTGAGCCAGACAGTGGCTCGAGACAGAGCCATccaaaagaagaggagggaaataGATGAGGTGGGGGgattgcacaaacacacgcacgcacatctTGGGGGAAGGGATGGCTATAAACAgatatagagagagaaagataagaGACGCTGGGATTAGAAAAACAGTGACACACCTTAGAAAACGCTGAGAGATGTGTGATAAAGATAACAGTTTTTGAAAGGCTGAGTCTAAAGGTGAAATGAGTGTCATTACTGGCTTAACTTTACCAAGTGGGACAAAGGAGGTCTAAGTCCCCATCTGACACAATTGATGCCTGCtgttcttctatttttatttcactgtctGATTGGACGCACAGAGTGGGGCTAGGGCTCACCTGTGTCACAAAGAGCTCCCAACACGTGCCTTAATGCTGCGTTCAATGTGACAGACATCACATGAGGCTCTGCTCAtcggctgtgtgtttgtgtgcgagcgAGTCTATGTGCGTTTCCACCCACTTGGAGGAAAAGATGGCCTCTTGCTTTTCATATCTCCATGGTTGCAGGGCTACAGATGCGCTGCACGGAAAAGCGGTCTGGCAACAGGTAGCTGCTgcaaaaatgtccacaaaacTCACGTGCTCGTGAACAGCCTCCCTGTGAGCGTTTCCTTCGATTGTTAATCCATTCAGCGGTAACTGGAAACGCATGACAAGACTTCACACCCAGCTCATTTGCTCGTCTCATCCTCCAATACTCTCTTCTGCCTGTTTTCCTCTCATTCTTCATTCCTTCCCTCTTCCGATTCGCCCTAAAACCACCCTCGTGTTTTGTCTTTTAGGTGTACTATCAGGAATGTGAAATCTTTGGCCTTGTGGTAAAGATGCTGATTGCAAAGGATCCATCCCTGGAGCGGCCTATCCAGTCCTCGCTGCAGGAAAACCTCAGGGACATTGGCCAGCGTTGCGTGGAGGCCATGGAGAAATTTATCGAGGACTACGACTCGAGGGAGCTGTCGCACTAATCAGACACAAAGCCCGGCCCGTCTCCCTAACGTTTTGTCTTCCACTCAAAGTGTTGAGAGTGTCACTTAATTTGATTGAACGCTGCTTTTGTGTTTACGTGTTTGTAATTATCTTATATATTCTTCTCTGCTGCCTGTCAGCGCTGAGTCTCAAGTGAGCAGCTCTTGTGAAAGAATGAAAAGGTAATCTCtgttattgattttaaaatttgaGAATGTGAGGATAAAAATACACTGGATGTATTGGCTTTAATGATCATATGTGTATTGACATTTGGCCTAATTTATTATCAATTGACTTTCAATAATTAAACTTTGTTTACAACATACTAAACAAGTATTCCAACATATTTTCAGTGACTTGAACTTGTGGGTGAAATCCATTGACTGTTTGTACTATGGATAAAAcgattgtgacgtcacccattggattctgaaccttgaaaacgaagcctgaagtgggcggagtccGCAGTctccatgttggatgagctttacccCGCCCACACGTGGATACTCCATATAAGGATGTGGGGAgtcgtgtcggacgttgagaccgGACCACCCAACCCTCtactacctgttagctcaggctaccaccagCCTTagttatgcagaattttaaaccttaataaaaaataaacgaatgagtcAGAAAAAAATTCAACCCCCcaacagttgtcatgaatagtgaaatgaACCATTGAgactaaaaccattttttgaaccaggctgtaaacatgtttaataatgatgttaaattgggctttttaacatgggggtctatggggatttgctcccttttgcagccagcctcaaACGGCCACTCGATGAATGGGCTTCATGGCTCAGACCCAGAAGTTGCCGCTTGGTGAAATCTGATAGAAGAAATTACATAAATGGGTCAGTGGGTGACGGGCTGATGGTTTAAGTACACATAGAATGAGGAAGAGTATGGTCGATATTGGTTAATCATAGAAGAGTGAAAATCTGGTGTCAAgtatatttctatttcagtCTAGCATTTCATTGTGTTCCGGtgctag harbors:
- the LOC124998695 gene encoding periphilin-1 isoform X1, with amino-acid sequence MDHARAPDTQENKSYREHSDDSVKRSTDSTVSTNEEEKRPFRRVPSPSIPRAWMSSSYKPKFGGRFYKPRDDHPFYSKHRYHNPRSHDYRRDPIHPKLHHIAVKEREREREREREKERHEQRDRSEGNSPPKQSSGNVTGSRPFLPKFISSRDKDMQFTSESTDRGLFPKAVYQSDWSQGRDRDHRGTSSRDRELPSVVSQTVARDRAIQKKRREIDEVYYQECEIFGLVVKMLIAKDPSLERPIQSSLQENLRDIGQRCVEAMEKFIEDYDSRELSH
- the LOC124998695 gene encoding periphilin-1 isoform X4, producing the protein MTLSRGPLTALCLPTRYTLSQEEKRPFRRVPSPSIPRAWMSSSYKPKFGGRFYKPRDDHPFYSKHRYHNPRSHDYRRDPIHPKLHHIAVKEREREREREREKERHEQRDRSEGNSPPKQSSGNVTGSRPFLPKFISSRDKDMQFTSESTDRGLFPKAVYQSDWSQGRDRDHRGTSSRDRELPSVVSQTVARDRAIQKKRREIDEVYYQECEIFGLVVKMLIAKDPSLERPIQSSLQENLRDIGQRCVEAMEKFIEDYDSRELSH
- the LOC124998695 gene encoding periphilin-1 isoform X2; translation: MDHARAPDTQENKSYREHSDDSVKRSTDSTVSTNEEEKRPFRRVPSPSIPRAWMSSSYKPKFGGRFYKPRDDHPFYSKHRYHNPRSHDYRRDPIHPKLHHIAVKEREREREREREKERHEQRDRSEGNSPPKQSSGSRPFLPKFISSRDKDMQFTSESTDRGLFPKAVYQSDWSQGRDRDHRGTSSRDRELPSVVSQTVARDRAIQKKRREIDEVYYQECEIFGLVVKMLIAKDPSLERPIQSSLQENLRDIGQRCVEAMEKFIEDYDSRELSH